The Anaeromyxobacter sp. Fw109-5 genomic interval GTTCCGTTCCTTCATGAGTGACAGGTAGGGACGGCGCGCCCGCCCGGCCACTCGCGAGCGGGGCGCGCGCTCCGGGGGAACTCCTCCCCGGCGAGCTTCGGGAGCGCACGCCGGGGGGCACGGCGTGCGAGCCCTCGCCGCGCGCTCGACCTTCAGGCGCGCTTCACGCGCGCGGCGCGGACCTTGGTCACCTTGCGCGAGTCGCCGTCGGCGACGGTGAACACCCAGCCGCGCCAGAAGAACCGGTCGCCCTTCGCGGGGATGGCGCCGGCGAGCGAGTTGAGGAAGCCGGCCATGGTCTCGACCCCCTGGTCCTCCGGGATCGCGGCGGCCGCCGACGCGTTGAACTCGGCGATGGCCGTGGCCCCGAGGACGGTGAACGAGCCGTCGCCGTGGGCCTCCACCGACCTGCCCTCGGCCTGATCGAACTCGTCGCCGATGTCCCCGACGATCTGCTCGAGGACGTCCTCGAGGGTGCACACGCCCATCACGCCGCCGTACTCGTCCACCACGAGCGCCATGTGCAGCTGGCGGCGCTGCATCTCGCGCAGGAGCTGGTCGATCGGCTTGGACCAGGGGACGAAGTGGGCGGGCCGCAGGATGTCCCGCAGCACGATGAGCTCCGGGTGCGCGAGCATCGGGACGAGGTCGCGCGCGTGGAGGACACCGAGGATGTGATCGAGGCTCCCGCGGTAGATCGGCATCCGCGAGTGCCCCTCCTCGGCCATGAGCCGCAGGATCTCGTGCACCGGCGTGTCCACGTCGAGCGCCACCACCTCGGTGCGCGGCACCATCACGTCGCGGGCGATCTTGTCGCGGAACTCGAAGACCGCGTGGATGAGCTCGCTCGTGGTGGCCCCACCGCCGGCGACGCCGTGGACGCGGGCGTACTCCGAGAGGGCGCGCTCCATCTCGTCGAGCGGCGGCGGCGGGTTGGAGAAGCGGGCGCGCTTCCCGGCGAGGAGGCCCACCACCGCCGCGAACGGGCGGGCGATCCGGCGCAGCAGCCGGAACGGCGGCGCCAGGGCGAGCGCCACCGTCTCGCCGTGGGCGGCGCCCAGGCCGCGCGCGCCGGCGGCGAGCGGCAGCGAGAGGAGCACCGCGCCGGCCGCGATCCCGACGCCCGCGAGCCACGGCGAGCCGGGGGCGATGGCCGCGCCGGCGGCGGCGGCGAGCACCCCCGCGAAGACGGTCGCGAACGTCACCGTCGCGCGCAGGGTGAAGGCGGTGATCTCCGGCTCGGCGAGCAGCGAGGCGAGCGCCCGCGCCTGGGGCCCCGCCGACGGATCCGCCGCGAGCTCCTGCGCGCGGGGAGTGCCCACGGCGACGAGCGCCGCCTCCAGGGCGGCCACCAGGGCCCGCACCGCGAGGAGCGCCGCGGCGGAGGCTGCGAGCACGAGGAAGTGACGGATCGAAGGGTCCATCAGCGCTCGCCACCCTAGCAAAAGGCCGGGATCGTGGCGGGGGCGGATCTGTTATAAAGCCGCGCATGGCGAAGAAGGCGCGGGTGTACGTCACGCTCAAGCGGGGGGTCCTGGATCCCCAGGGCTCCGCCGTGAACCGGGCGCTCCACGCGATGGGCTACGGCGAGGTCTCGGACGTCCGCCTCGGGAAGTTCATCGAGGTGACGATCGACGAGCGCGCGCCCGAGGCGGAGGAGCGCAAGCGGCTCGAGGAGATGTGCAGGAAGCTCCTCGCGAACACGGTCATCGAGGATTTCCGGATCGAGCTGTGATCCTCTCGGGCTTCGCGTCCGTGAGGCTCACCCGTCGACGGGCGCACCCGTCGATAGGCTCACCCTTCGACACGCTCAGGGTGAGCGGACCCGTTATGGCGAGAGCGGCGAGATCAGCATGAAGATCGGGATCGTCACCTTCCCCGGCTCGAACTGCGACCACGACGTCTACCACGTGGTGAAGCACTCCATGGGCGCGCCGGCCGAGTACGTCTGGCACAAGGACCGGCTGCCGGCCGGCCTCGACGCGGTGATCCTGCCCGGCGGCTTCAGCTACGGCGACTACCTCCGCTGCGGCGCGCTCGCGCGCTTCTCGCCGGTGATGGAGGACGTCGTCGCGTTCGCGAAGAGCGGCGGGCCGGTGGTCGGCATCTGCAACGGCTTCCAGATCCTCTGCGAGTCGGGGCTCCTGCCCGGCGTGCTCATGCGCAACGCGTCGCTCAAGTTCATCTGCCGCGACGTCACCCTGCGCGTCGAGGGGGCCGAGACGCCGCTCACCCGCGGGCTCGCCGGGGCGACGCTGACCATGCCGGTGGCGCACGCGGAGGGGAACTACTTCGCGGACGCAGCCACGCTCGATCGCCTCGAGGGCGAGGGCGACGTCGTGTTCCGCTACGTCGGCGGCGCGCCGAACGGCGCCGCGCGCGACATCGCCGGCATCGCCGGCGGCCCGCGCCGGAACGTCGTGGGGCTCATGCCGCACCCCGAGCGCGCGGCCGAGGCGATCCTCGGGCGCGACGACGGACGGCGGCTGTTCGAGTCGCTGCTCGCCTGAGCCGGCGGCCGCTCGCCCGCGAGCGATCGGGGAGTGGGACATGTACCTCGACATCCAGGGTCCCGCGGGACGGCTCGAGGCCATCGTCGAGGAGCCGCTGGGCGAGCACCGGGCGACGCCCCGGTTCGCGGCGCTGGTGTGCCACCCCCACCCGCGCTTCGGCGGCACGATGCACACGCACGCCGCTCACCGGCTCGCGAAGGCGGTGCGCGCGTCCGGCGGCGTCGCGCTCCGGTTCAACTTCCGCGGCGTGGGCCGCAGCGCCGGGACCTACGACGGCGGGCGGGGCGAGGCGGACGACGCGCGGGCGGCGCTCGCCTGGCTCGCGCGCGAGCGGCCGGAGCTGCCTCGGCTCCTGGGCGGCTTCTCGTTCGGTGCGTGGATCGCGCTCGGGGTGGGCGGCGACGATCCGGCGGTGCGAGGGCTCCTCCTCGCAGGCCTCGCCCTGCGCTCCGCGGACCTCGACGTGAGCCGGGACGCCGCCAGGGTGGCCGAGGTGGAGAAGCCGATCGCCATCGTCCAGGCGGCGAGCGACGAGTTCGGCTCGCCGGCGGAGGTCGAGCTCGCCCTCGCAGGCTCGCGCGGCCCGCGGCGGCTCGCGCCCGTGCCGGGCGCGACGCACCTCTTCACGGAGGACCTGGAGGCGCTACAGCGCGAGGCGGAGGCGTCGCTCGCCTGGATCCTCGCAGAGACAGGGCTGTAGGGCTCGCCTCACATCGGCGCGTGCGGACCGTCCACTCGCCCGCCGACGTGACCGTCGGCGTACTGGCGGACCGCGTCGAGGAGCTCGTCGAGATCGAACGGCTTCTGGATGAAGCGCGCCGCGTCCATGCCGGCCACGCGCCCGAGCGCCGAGAGCACGACCACCGGGATGTCCGAGAGCTCCGGATCGCCCTTCTGCGCGGCGCGGAACTCCCAGCCGTTCATGCCCGGCATCATCAGGTCGAGGAGCACGATGTTCGGGTGGACGGCGCGCGCCTTGCGCAGCGCCTCGGCGCCGTCGCCGGCCCCGTGAACCACGTAGCCCTCGTCCGCAAGCACCTCCGACACCGCCTCGCGGATGTCACTCTCGTCGTCCACCACAAGTACGGAGACCATTCTGGATAAGAATTGCGGATGGTTGCCGCGATCGGCAAATCCCCGACCTCGGATGCTGGGGTGTGCCCCAAACGGCTCATGGATCTCCGAGCGGGCGCCTCGGGAGGGACCGACCAGGCACGCGCCGGGCGCGATCGAGCGCGCCGATCGCTCGTCACCGGGCCCAGTCGCCGCGCCGAGGCGCGCCAGTCCCTCGACTCCGGGTCCGCATCCGGCAGCCGCGACCCTCCGTACGTGTTCACGTACCGGCGAACTGGACCCCCTCGAACACCAGCGTGGGCGTGCGCATCGAGGAGTACGGGTACGGGTCGTTGCCCACGGCGACCAGGCGATTCCAGAGCTCGACGTGGTTGCCGGAGACGTTCATCTCCCCGACCGGCTCTGCCAGCCGGCCGCCGCGGATCCGGAAGCCGCGCACACCCAGCGAGAAGTCACCGGTCGTGCCGTTCGAGTTGCCGCCCAGGAAGCCGGTCACCAGCACGCCCTCCCCGAGGTCGGCGAGGAGCTGCTCCGGCGAGCGCTCGCCGAGCGACCAGGCGAGGTTGGAGCTGCGCGAGGTGGTGGGCGGGATGCCGAGCTTCCGGCCGTAGTACGTGTCGACGTAGTAGCTCCGGAGCACGCCGCGATCGAACACCGGGAACGGCCGCGCCGCGATGCCCTCGCCGTCGTACAGCCGGGAGCCGAGGCCCCGCGGCACGAACGGATCGTCCCGCACGTCGAGGAGTGCGCTGCCGACCGTGGCGCCGAGCTTCCCCTCCATGAAGGAGCGCTTCTGCTGGATGGGGGCCGCGGCCAGCGGGCCGAAGAGCGCGCCGACGATCCGGCCGGAGGCCCGGTTGTCGACGGCCATCGTCAGCACCGCGGACTCGCCCTTCTTCGTGCCGATGCGCGCGATCGCCCGCTCCGCCGCGCGCCGGCCCATCACCTCCGGCGCCTCCATCGCGCTGCGGAAGCGCCCTCCGCTCGCCGCGTACTCCTCGGGCCGGCGGCCGTCGGGATCCTGCACCGTCACCTCGGCGCCGATCCAGAAGTCGGTCCCCCGGCGCTCGCCCTCGAAGCCGTTCGTGTGGACGAGCGCGCTCTCGGCGCGCGTGTCCGAGACGCTCGTCGACACCGACAGGATCGCCTCCGCGCCGCGGACCTCGCGCGCGGCCGCCTCGACCGCGCCGGCCTCCTGCCGCCGCTGCGCGGCGGTGACGCCGGCGTAGCTCGGGTCCTCGAGCTCGAGGTCCACGTTCGCCTGCCCGCGGTAGAGCTCCGGCTCCGGCAGCCGACGGTACGGGTCGGGCGCGAGCGTGCGCGCGAGCGCGACGGAGTCCTCGATGAAGCGGTCGAGCGCGTCGGGGCGCAGGTCGCTCGTGGACACCGAGGCGTAGCGGCCGTCCACGTACAGGTCGAGGCCGATCCCGCGGGTGGTGGCCTCCGACACCTTCTCCACCTTGCCGTCGCGCCAGGCGACCTCGACGTGGCGGGCGCGATAGGCGCCGACGGCGGCCTCGCTCGCGCCCTTCTTCAGCGCGAGCTCGGCGGCGCGGCGGGTGATCTCGAGGAGGTCGGACATGGTCGTGTGGCTCCGATCCGTTCTCCGCTCGTGCTTCGACGAGCTCAGCACGAGCGGCCTAGCGCATGGATCCGCTCGCCCTGCCCCCCTCGACAGGCTCGGGGAAAGGGCGAGCGGTGAGTCTTGATCACGAGCCGCGGCCGCCGACGGTCATGGAGGAGACGCGCACGGTGGGGAGGCCCTGCGAGACGGGCACGCTCTGCCCGTCCTTCCCGCAGGTCCAGCCGCCCTCGTCGATGGCGAGGTCGTCCGAGACCATGTCCACGCGCTCGAGGGCCTGCGGGCCGTTGCCGATGATGTTCACGTCCTTCACCGGGCGCGTGAGCTTGCCGTCCTCGATGAGGTAGCCGTTCTTCACGTAGAAGGTGAAGTCGCCCGCGCCGATGTTGACCTGGCCGTTCGAGAAGTTCATGCAGTAGATGCCCTTCTTCACGGAGCGGATGATCTCCTCGGTGCGGTGCGGCCCGGGCAGCATGTACGTGGAGCGCATGCGCGGCAGCGGCGCGTGCCGGTAGCTCTCGCGCCGGCCGTTGCCGGTGGGGCGCACGCCGAAGTGGCGCGCCGAGATGGCGTCGTGGAGGTAGGTGGTGAGCACGCCGTCCTGCACGAGGTGGGTCGTGCCGGCGTCGTTGCCCTCGTCGTCCACGTTGATCGCGCCGCGCGCGCCGGCGTTGGCGGCGTCGTCGACGATCTGCACGAACGGCTGCGCGATGCGCTTGCCGATCTTGTCGGCGTAGATGGAGACGCCCTTGCGGTTGAAGTCCGCCTCCATGCCGTGACCGATCGCCTCGTGGAGGAGGATGCCCGAGGACCCGGCGGCGAGCACCACCGGCAGCTCGCCGGCGGGCGGCGTCACCGCCTCGAAGAGCACCGTGGTCCGGCTCACCGCCTCGCGCACCACGCGCTCGAGCCGCTCCGGCGAGTAGAAGTCGAAGCCCGCCCGGCCGGCGACGTTGTAGCCGTTCTGCTCGCGCCGGCCGTTCGACTCGGCCAGGACCGAGAGGTAGAGGAGCGTCATCGGCTGACGGTCCTCCACGATGCGGCCCGAGGAGTCGGCGACGAGGATCGCGCCGGACTCGTCGCGCAGGAAGAGGTTCACCTTCTTCACGCGCGCGTCGGACGAGAACGCTTGCTCGTTCAGGGCGGCGAGGATCGGCAGCTTCTCCTGGGGGCGGACGTCCTCCCAGGGGCGGATCAGCGGGTAGCGATCGGGGAGGCCGGCGCGCACGTGGAACCGCTCCGGGACCGCGCGCGACGGCCCCTCGGCGATGGTCGCCGCCGTGCGAGCGCACTCGAGGAGCGCCGGCAGGGAGAGGTCCTCGGTGTAGCCGTAGCCCGTCTGGTCGCCCTTCACGACCCGGACCCCGACCCCCAGCTCGACCGTGGCGTGGGCGCGGTTCACCGCGCCGTCCTCGAGCCCCACGTCCGACCCGACACG includes:
- the purS gene encoding phosphoribosylformylglycinamidine synthase subunit PurS, whose product is MAKKARVYVTLKRGVLDPQGSAVNRALHAMGYGEVSDVRLGKFIEVTIDERAPEAEERKRLEEMCRKLLANTVIEDFRIEL
- a CDS encoding alpha/beta hydrolase, which encodes MYLDIQGPAGRLEAIVEEPLGEHRATPRFAALVCHPHPRFGGTMHTHAAHRLAKAVRASGGVALRFNFRGVGRSAGTYDGGRGEADDARAALAWLARERPELPRLLGGFSFGAWIALGVGGDDPAVRGLLLAGLALRSADLDVSRDAARVAEVEKPIAIVQAASDEFGSPAEVELALAGSRGPRRLAPVPGATHLFTEDLEALQREAEASLAWILAETGL
- the purQ gene encoding phosphoribosylformylglycinamidine synthase subunit PurQ — translated: MKIGIVTFPGSNCDHDVYHVVKHSMGAPAEYVWHKDRLPAGLDAVILPGGFSYGDYLRCGALARFSPVMEDVVAFAKSGGPVVGICNGFQILCESGLLPGVLMRNASLKFICRDVTLRVEGAETPLTRGLAGATLTMPVAHAEGNYFADAATLDRLEGEGDVVFRYVGGAPNGAARDIAGIAGGPRRNVVGLMPHPERAAEAILGRDDGRRLFESLLA
- a CDS encoding response regulator transcription factor, giving the protein MVSVLVVDDESDIREAVSEVLADEGYVVHGAGDGAEALRKARAVHPNIVLLDLMMPGMNGWEFRAAQKGDPELSDIPVVVLSALGRVAGMDAARFIQKPFDLDELLDAVRQYADGHVGGRVDGPHAPM
- a CDS encoding TldD/PmbA family protein — translated: MLNQDTGARPPQVGPSEGIGYFARFGVTERMIAQTLATALARGGEHADVFFQHRVGSDVGLEDGAVNRAHATVELGVGVRVVKGDQTGYGYTEDLSLPALLECARTAATIAEGPSRAVPERFHVRAGLPDRYPLIRPWEDVRPQEKLPILAALNEQAFSSDARVKKVNLFLRDESGAILVADSSGRIVEDRQPMTLLYLSVLAESNGRREQNGYNVAGRAGFDFYSPERLERVVREAVSRTTVLFEAVTPPAGELPVVLAAGSSGILLHEAIGHGMEADFNRKGVSIYADKIGKRIAQPFVQIVDDAANAGARGAINVDDEGNDAGTTHLVQDGVLTTYLHDAISARHFGVRPTGNGRRESYRHAPLPRMRSTYMLPGPHRTEEIIRSVKKGIYCMNFSNGQVNIGAGDFTFYVKNGYLIEDGKLTRPVKDVNIIGNGPQALERVDMVSDDLAIDEGGWTCGKDGQSVPVSQGLPTVRVSSMTVGGRGS
- a CDS encoding TldD/PmbA family protein, which codes for MSDLLEITRRAAELALKKGASEAAVGAYRARHVEVAWRDGKVEKVSEATTRGIGLDLYVDGRYASVSTSDLRPDALDRFIEDSVALARTLAPDPYRRLPEPELYRGQANVDLELEDPSYAGVTAAQRRQEAGAVEAAAREVRGAEAILSVSTSVSDTRAESALVHTNGFEGERRGTDFWIGAEVTVQDPDGRRPEEYAASGGRFRSAMEAPEVMGRRAAERAIARIGTKKGESAVLTMAVDNRASGRIVGALFGPLAAAPIQQKRSFMEGKLGATVGSALLDVRDDPFVPRGLGSRLYDGEGIAARPFPVFDRGVLRSYYVDTYYGRKLGIPPTTSRSSNLAWSLGERSPEQLLADLGEGVLVTGFLGGNSNGTTGDFSLGVRGFRIRGGRLAEPVGEMNVSGNHVELWNRLVAVGNDPYPYSSMRTPTLVFEGVQFAGT
- a CDS encoding hemolysin family protein; protein product: MDPSIRHFLVLAASAAALLAVRALVAALEAALVAVGTPRAQELAADPSAGPQARALASLLAEPEITAFTLRATVTFATVFAGVLAAAAGAAIAPGSPWLAGVGIAAGAVLLSLPLAAGARGLGAAHGETVALALAPPFRLLRRIARPFAAVVGLLAGKRARFSNPPPPLDEMERALSEYARVHGVAGGGATTSELIHAVFEFRDKIARDVMVPRTEVVALDVDTPVHEILRLMAEEGHSRMPIYRGSLDHILGVLHARDLVPMLAHPELIVLRDILRPAHFVPWSKPIDQLLREMQRRQLHMALVVDEYGGVMGVCTLEDVLEQIVGDIGDEFDQAEGRSVEAHGDGSFTVLGATAIAEFNASAAAAIPEDQGVETMAGFLNSLAGAIPAKGDRFFWRGWVFTVADGDSRKVTKVRAARVKRA